One region of Planktothrix sp. FACHB-1365 genomic DNA includes:
- a CDS encoding late competence development ComFB family protein encodes MEHKLLNLTLPFVIEEIDNILETYPKFLHQETFSANRLRQELVAYVLNRVPNKYVVVDKTEDFEQTKLSIPYSSQRFLDIEYYIHLGIRDILGAFNQTNCDIQPNNNQNFRNYRKVS; translated from the coding sequence ATGGAACATAAACTACTCAATCTGACTTTACCTTTCGTCATTGAGGAGATTGACAACATTTTAGAAACCTATCCTAAGTTTCTCCATCAGGAAACTTTCTCGGCTAATCGCTTACGTCAAGAATTAGTTGCTTATGTTCTGAATCGTGTTCCTAATAAATACGTTGTAGTAGACAAAACAGAAGACTTTGAACAGACAAAATTATCGATTCCCTATTCAAGTCAACGGTTCTTAGATATCGAATATTATATTCATTTAGGCATCCGTGATATTTTGGGTGCTTTTAACCAAACTAACTGTGACATTCAACCCAATAATAATCAGAATTTTCGCAATTACCGGAAAGTAAGTTAA
- a CDS encoding response regulator — MLKPKRILVIDDELNLCIIIQACLQNLGGWETLTALSAQEGLEIAQTQHPDAILLDVMMPDMDGLTVFQVLQENSATSTIPVIFFTAKVQSTDLKEFAKLGIAGVIAKPFDPLTLADQVASTLGW; from the coding sequence ATGCTAAAACCGAAACGGATTCTGGTCATTGATGACGAACTTAACCTCTGCATCATCATTCAGGCTTGTCTGCAAAATCTAGGGGGTTGGGAGACGCTAACGGCTTTATCCGCTCAAGAAGGACTAGAGATCGCCCAAACTCAACACCCGGATGCAATCTTACTCGATGTGATGATGCCTGACATGGACGGACTCACGGTATTCCAAGTGTTGCAGGAGAACTCAGCGACTTCAACAATTCCAGTCATTTTTTTCACTGCGAAAGTGCAGTCCACCGACTTAAAGGAATTTGCCAAACTCGGTATTGCTGGAGTGATTGCAAAACCCTTTGACCCTTTGACCCTGGCAGATCAAGTGGCTTCTACCTTGGGATGGTAA
- a CDS encoding response regulator: MKILLVEDDEMTANILAQELTTHHYTVEIATDGQMGLELAQAIPYDLLILDIMLPNLDGINLCRQLRSHGSQIPILLLSAKENSSDRVMGLEAGADDYVIKPYELPELIARIQALLRRGSSTLPPVLTWEKLQLQPEACQVTYDGQLLHLTPKEYGILELFLRNPRRIFSRSAILDHIWPSGEFPQEDAVSTQIKGLRQKLKGGGMTINLIETVYGLGYRLKALPEEVPSAKTAQEKIEPVGTLSTPVPVASADQWQAQAEVQAVMQQVWDNFKEGFDLRMAVFEQAIAQLSAGSLAEELRASVQGEAHRLIGSLGSLGLPKGSEVARQIEQLLRLESLGENEARQLEEWVGHLKQIVDSKPSTMALASDFKVGSGRLLVVDGDTELTQQIQRKALIWGFQVEVTTDLTTARRSIASHLPDVILLDLTFPQTPENGMTLLAELAQHHPQIPVLVLTTQNELGVRVEVARLGGNVCLEKPISPEEILKAVSYELNRPQKPEAKILIVDDDYQVLAALSSLLAPWGFQVKTLADPQEFEQTLGFSVPDLLILDIEMPGFSGIELCQVIRGDPRWRELPVLFLSAHHNPEIIHQVFAVGADDYVQKPIIGPELIARILNRLERTRILKRFAEIDELTGTATRHKSILDLERLIRLAQRQNQPLCFMILDLDHFKQVNDLHGHEVGDRILCQFGRHLKQFFRSEDILARWGGEEFVLGLYGMTREQGAKRLNEFLNIWGQQKFMGVNHQTFQVTFSAGVAEYSQDGAKLQALYSAADAALYQAKEMGRNRVLISSTPIIEKL, translated from the coding sequence ATGAAAATTCTGCTCGTAGAAGATGACGAGATGACAGCGAATATCCTAGCACAAGAACTCACGACTCACCATTACACGGTTGAGATAGCAACAGATGGTCAAATGGGTTTGGAACTAGCTCAAGCTATCCCCTATGATCTCCTCATCCTCGATATTATGCTTCCGAATTTAGATGGAATTAATCTGTGTCGCCAATTGCGATCGCACGGGTCACAAATACCCATTTTACTATTAAGTGCAAAGGAAAATAGTAGTGATCGGGTCATGGGTTTAGAAGCCGGAGCCGATGATTATGTGATCAAGCCCTACGAACTCCCTGAATTAATCGCTCGAATTCAAGCCTTACTGCGACGAGGCAGTTCAACCTTACCTCCGGTATTGACCTGGGAAAAACTTCAACTTCAGCCAGAAGCTTGCCAAGTGACCTATGACGGACAACTGTTACACCTAACCCCAAAAGAATATGGTATTTTAGAGCTTTTCCTCCGCAATCCTCGACGGATTTTCAGTCGCAGTGCGATTTTAGATCACATCTGGCCAAGCGGGGAATTCCCCCAAGAAGATGCCGTCTCCACCCAAATCAAAGGGTTGCGACAAAAGCTCAAAGGAGGCGGAATGACGATCAATCTGATTGAGACGGTGTACGGATTAGGTTATCGGCTAAAAGCTCTACCGGAAGAAGTTCCCTCCGCAAAGACGGCACAAGAAAAAATAGAACCCGTAGGAACCCTATCCACTCCAGTACCTGTGGCTTCAGCAGACCAGTGGCAAGCTCAAGCCGAAGTTCAGGCTGTCATGCAACAAGTCTGGGACAACTTCAAAGAAGGTTTTGATCTGCGGATGGCGGTGTTCGAGCAAGCCATTGCCCAACTCTCGGCCGGGAGTCTGGCTGAGGAACTGCGAGCTTCTGTTCAAGGGGAAGCACATCGTTTGATTGGCTCACTGGGTTCATTGGGCTTACCAAAAGGTTCAGAAGTCGCGCGACAGATTGAACAGTTGCTTCGCTTAGAGTCATTGGGTGAAAATGAGGCGCGACAACTCGAAGAATGGGTTGGGCATCTCAAACAAATTGTAGACAGCAAGCCATCGACAATGGCCCTGGCTTCCGATTTTAAGGTGGGGTCGGGTCGGTTGTTGGTTGTTGATGGTGATACAGAACTGACTCAACAGATCCAACGGAAAGCACTCATTTGGGGTTTTCAGGTGGAAGTGACAACAGACTTAACAACAGCAAGAAGATCCATTGCATCCCATCTACCGGATGTCATTCTTCTTGACCTCACTTTTCCCCAGACTCCAGAAAATGGAATGACCCTACTCGCTGAATTGGCGCAACACCACCCCCAAATTCCTGTGTTAGTGCTGACGACCCAAAATGAGTTAGGCGTTCGAGTAGAAGTTGCCCGTTTGGGCGGAAATGTCTGTTTAGAAAAACCTATTAGTCCAGAAGAAATTCTCAAAGCCGTTAGTTACGAACTCAACCGCCCCCAGAAACCGGAAGCCAAAATCCTGATTGTCGATGATGATTATCAGGTACTAGCGGCGTTATCAAGTCTCTTAGCACCTTGGGGCTTTCAGGTCAAAACCTTAGCAGACCCCCAGGAATTTGAGCAAACTCTCGGATTCTCTGTACCCGATTTACTAATTTTAGATATCGAGATGCCCGGTTTTAGTGGCATTGAACTGTGTCAAGTCATTCGCGGTGATCCACGCTGGCGCGAGTTGCCTGTGCTGTTTCTATCTGCTCATCATAATCCAGAAATCATCCATCAGGTGTTCGCTGTCGGTGCAGATGACTATGTGCAGAAACCCATTATTGGGCCTGAATTGATTGCCCGCATTTTAAATCGTCTGGAACGAACCCGAATTCTTAAGAGATTTGCAGAAATTGATGAACTCACAGGTACAGCAACTCGGCATAAGTCTATTTTGGATTTAGAGCGATTAATCCGTTTGGCACAGCGCCAAAATCAACCGTTGTGTTTTATGATTCTGGACTTAGACCACTTCAAACAAGTCAATGATCTACACGGTCATGAGGTGGGAGATAGAATCCTATGCCAATTCGGAAGGCACTTAAAGCAGTTCTTTCGGTCTGAAGATATCCTCGCTCGTTGGGGTGGCGAGGAATTTGTTCTAGGTTTATATGGTATGACGCGAGAGCAGGGTGCAAAACGGCTGAATGAATTTTTGAATATCTGGGGTCAGCAGAAGTTTATGGGTGTGAATCATCAAACCTTTCAAGTCACATTCAGCGCTGGAGTCGCCGAGTATTCTCAGGATGGTGCTAAATTACAAGCGCTTTATTCAGCCGCTGATGCCGCCCTATACCAAGCTAAGGAAATGGGTCGAAACCGAGTCCTGATATCAAGTACCCCTATCATTGAGAAGCTCTAA
- a CDS encoding response regulator: MINIVTQTKRILFIDDESNIRQIVKICLETLGGWNVSLAASGQEGLVKAVSEKPDAILLDVMMPNMDGLAVLQQLQANPITQPIPVVFLTARRSLTEPYRFQALGVKGAIAKPFDSLTLVPQIANTLGWNL; encoded by the coding sequence ATGATTAATATAGTTACTCAAACTAAACGAATTTTATTCATTGATGATGAATCCAACATCCGACAAATCGTGAAAATATGTTTGGAAACACTAGGGGGTTGGAATGTATCATTGGCAGCTTCGGGTCAAGAGGGTTTAGTGAAGGCTGTTTCAGAAAAGCCTGATGCGATTCTACTGGATGTGATGATGCCTAATATGGATGGTTTAGCTGTATTGCAACAGCTACAAGCGAATCCTATTACTCAGCCTATCCCCGTTGTGTTTTTAACGGCAAGACGCAGTTTGACTGAACCCTATCGGTTTCAAGCGTTGGGTGTGAAAGGTGCGATCGCTAAACCCTTTGATTCTCTCACTCTAGTACCCCAAATTGCCAATACTCTCGGCTGGAATCTATAG
- a CDS encoding PAS domain-containing protein — MIKFYQRFLPYAVAVGSTAIALLLTLNLETFLTQSVSVFFFVAITVSTWYGGLKPGLVAIFLSTLAVNIFFVPPLGQFTTLTISDFIRLASFSLVAVVIHLLSHSLKNSKRRIEQLSQQLLEKSAEQLRMVLSAAQMGLWDWNILTGEIYWSPEHERLLGLTVGTFDGRYETFKACLHPQDHEKFNQVIERSLKERVPHQHEYRVIWPDGSIHWIEGRGQGFYDESGQPVRMTGTVMAIDERKQINTELEARVAERTTELSEVNQHLEEALTALQGSEERRRLALDLTHIGFWDFHLPSGKLIWNDNLFTLHGLVPDSIEPSYELSRSIVHPDDVDWVEQQFLESIKNHTDFSIEYRLIHPDGSVHWVMPRGKAIYNESGQPVRSLGVLLDIGDRKRDQQMLDLQAVITRNMAESICLIKVDNQVIVYANPKFEQMFGYETGELNGQSVSIVNYATEEVTAEDVTEVIISAILQNGEATYEVHNIKKDGTPFWCRATASVFKHSEYGDVLVVVQQDITIAKHLEAVRQQAEKELRQSEANFRSLSESSPIGIFMTDIHGQCIYTNPRYQLICDCTFDEALRAGWVKFLHPEDRETVTTEWSKAVSQGQEFSGKVRYVHKDGIIRFTQVRSAPILSVSNELMGYVGTVEDITERQAIEQMKSEFISIVSHELRTPLASIRGSLGLLAAGVFNNQPDATQQMLDIAVHDTERLVRLVNDILDLERLEAQKVKLNQQWCDTGVLLQQCVETLQPLAVENQIMLSIEPTSVQVFVDRDRIIQTLVNLVSNAIKFSPAKATVTLRVQDQADQVLFQIQDQGRGIPADKLETIFGRFQQVDASGSRQKRGTGLGLAICKSIVQQHGGRIWVESVVGAGSNFYFTLPKHLD, encoded by the coding sequence GTGATCAAATTTTATCAACGATTTTTACCCTATGCCGTTGCTGTTGGCTCGACTGCGATCGCCTTACTTCTAACCCTCAACCTTGAGACGTTTCTAACTCAATCGGTGAGTGTGTTTTTCTTTGTTGCCATCACCGTTTCCACTTGGTATGGTGGACTAAAGCCTGGATTAGTGGCAATTTTCCTCTCAACACTGGCAGTCAATATCTTTTTTGTTCCACCTCTGGGGCAATTCACAACACTCACGATCAGTGATTTCATTCGACTGGCAAGCTTTAGCCTCGTTGCAGTTGTGATTCATCTGTTGAGCCACAGTCTGAAAAACAGCAAGCGCAGGATTGAGCAACTGAGTCAACAACTTTTAGAGAAAAGTGCCGAACAACTCCGAATGGTGCTATCTGCGGCTCAAATGGGGCTGTGGGACTGGAATATCTTAACGGGCGAAATTTATTGGTCGCCAGAACATGAACGGTTATTGGGCTTGACGGTTGGAACCTTTGATGGGCGATACGAAACCTTTAAGGCTTGTCTCCATCCACAGGATCATGAGAAATTCAATCAGGTGATAGAGCGTTCTTTAAAAGAACGGGTTCCCCATCAACATGAATATCGTGTCATTTGGCCCGATGGCAGCATTCACTGGATTGAGGGACGAGGACAAGGATTTTATGATGAATCTGGGCAGCCTGTCCGCATGACGGGAACCGTGATGGCAATTGATGAGCGTAAGCAAATCAATACTGAACTCGAAGCACGGGTAGCGGAGCGAACAACAGAACTCTCTGAGGTAAATCAACACCTAGAGGAAGCATTAACAGCCTTACAAGGGAGCGAAGAACGCCGCCGACTCGCTTTAGATTTAACTCATATCGGTTTTTGGGATTTTCACCTCCCTAGCGGAAAACTGATCTGGAATGATAATCTGTTCACGCTACACGGTTTAGTCCCCGATAGCATTGAGCCCAGCTATGAACTTAGCCGCAGTATCGTTCATCCTGATGATGTAGATTGGGTTGAACAACAGTTTTTAGAATCGATTAAAAATCATACGGATTTCTCTATTGAATATCGACTGATTCATCCTGATGGTTCTGTTCATTGGGTAATGCCGCGTGGTAAAGCCATCTACAATGAATCGGGGCAACCTGTGCGATCACTCGGCGTATTGTTAGATATTGGCGATCGCAAACGGGATCAACAAATGCTAGATCTTCAGGCTGTCATCACTCGCAATATGGCAGAAAGCATTTGCTTAATCAAAGTCGATAATCAGGTCATTGTCTATGCCAATCCTAAATTTGAGCAGATGTTTGGCTATGAGACGGGTGAACTCAACGGTCAGTCCGTTTCCATTGTTAACTATGCAACGGAAGAGGTAACGGCTGAAGATGTTACTGAAGTGATTATTTCTGCTATTTTACAAAACGGTGAAGCGACTTATGAAGTTCATAATATTAAGAAAGATGGAACTCCATTTTGGTGTAGGGCAACAGCTTCTGTATTTAAGCATTCTGAATATGGCGATGTGCTGGTCGTTGTTCAACAAGACATCACCATAGCTAAACACCTCGAAGCAGTTCGCCAGCAAGCCGAAAAAGAACTCCGGCAAAGTGAGGCTAATTTCCGTTCTCTGAGTGAGTCTTCGCCTATCGGCATTTTTATGACCGATATTCACGGACAATGTATTTATACCAATCCACGCTATCAACTGATTTGTGACTGCACCTTTGATGAGGCGTTGAGAGCGGGTTGGGTCAAGTTTCTCCATCCTGAAGACCGAGAGACAGTTACGACTGAGTGGTCAAAAGCAGTGTCCCAAGGGCAGGAATTTTCGGGTAAAGTTCGTTATGTCCACAAAGATGGCATCATTCGTTTTACCCAAGTGCGGTCAGCGCCGATTTTGTCGGTTTCCAATGAATTAATGGGCTATGTGGGCACAGTAGAGGATATCACTGAACGTCAAGCCATTGAACAAATGAAAAGCGAGTTTATCTCCATTGTCAGTCATGAATTGCGAACACCCCTGGCTTCAATTCGGGGTTCTCTGGGGTTACTGGCTGCGGGAGTCTTCAACAACCAGCCAGATGCGACTCAACAAATGTTAGATATCGCCGTTCACGATACAGAACGTTTAGTCCGTTTGGTCAATGATATTCTGGATTTAGAGCGACTTGAGGCACAGAAAGTTAAACTAAATCAGCAGTGGTGTGATACAGGAGTGCTTCTGCAACAATGTGTGGAAACCCTGCAACCTTTAGCTGTAGAAAATCAGATCATGCTATCTATTGAACCGACTTCTGTTCAGGTTTTTGTGGATCGAGATCGGATAATTCAAACCCTTGTTAATTTAGTTAGTAATGCGATTAAATTTTCGCCTGCCAAGGCAACCGTTACGCTCAGGGTTCAAGACCAAGCGGATCAAGTTTTATTTCAAATTCAAGATCAAGGGCGTGGTATTCCAGCAGATAAATTAGAAACGATTTTTGGACGCTTTCAACAAGTCGATGCTTCGGGCTCCCGACAAAAGCGAGGAACAGGTTTAGGTTTGGCAATCTGTAAAAGCATCGTACAACAACACGGAGGCAGAATTTGGGTAGAAAGTGTTGTGGGAGCGGGCAGTAATTTTTATTTCACTTTGCCAAAACACCTTGATTAA